In the genome of Xenopus tropicalis strain Nigerian chromosome 10, UCB_Xtro_10.0, whole genome shotgun sequence, the window CACCACCCTCTGCATAGTCCATTGCAAAGTAGGCGTGCTGTTCCGTATGGAACGAAGTAAATAACGCAACAAGGAATGGATTTTGTGTTGTCTTTGTCCTCGTAAGGATTTGTTGCTCCACAAGAAACCTAGAGAATAAACCAACAGAATGTCATTAAAAGGCAGAGAGATAGATATACCTGGAATTGTGCCAAcccgatggggggggggggtgaggggcatTTCTATGTGTGGGTGACTTAAAACAAGGTCCACTCACCTTCTGTGTTCTTCCTCATCAGTCTCAGGTAATTTCTGTAGAGCTTTAATAACAACAATCCTCCCTGTTGCTCGGTGTTCAGCTCGATATGTCTGCAATGAGAGAAAGCTCTCGGTTATACTGAATAAGCTCTGAAATATCAGACTCACATTTGGGGGCCGCGCCACTCACCTTTACAAAAGAACCAGCGCGCAGTTGCAGCTGTAGGTCGAAATCATCAATAGCGGCGACACTGCTGCATTCTCCTGCGTTCTGTGGTTCCATCAAGCAGAACCTCACCGATTTCTTTTTCTTCTCAGAAGCCTTCAGTGCAATGTCCCTTACATTCTGTGGCTCTTCCTTCTTTATCTTTGGTTCCACAGATTGGGGAATGAATGGGGGCTGGATTTCTTTTTCCATTAAGGCTCCCCAGTCTAATCCCTGTTCAAGAGGAGAAATctgttattatctgttatttaggGTATGGTGTCTCCATGCAAACTGAAATTATTGTTCCCCAGTGATCAGATAAGGAACAACTCAATGAATCAAACTCATTAATAAGGGGATCTACAATAACCCAACTACTGATGGTGCCATATAAGACAAGTAAAATATTAACATACCCTGAATAAAGGACTTTCCATGACTTCTTGGGCATCTTCTTCTCTTGATCCAAGTCGGTATTTGGCTTCTTTGCATAAGAGCTACAAAAAGACAAAGTTACACATTTAAATGTATCCATAGATAATCTGCAAATCTGATCTTATCCCAACCAGTTACATATGTGGGGACACCAGCCAACCTTAAAGCTACAGGTGCCACAACCCCTCTTGTtaccttaagatctgctcatttgtccCATTAACCAATCAAGTGGATCTGTGCAATTTGATTGTCTACATGAGTGGCCCAGGCATACAACATCCAACTAAATGTCTCTAGTGGTTGCCTTTAGATGAGTCTAAATTATGCCATGGGAAATATTAgtctataagaccatgtgaccaTGACATCACCATGACAACCATAGTGGGAAGCATAAATTGCCTGCATTAACGACTGACACCACAGGTTGTAAAATAATGATAATGAACTTACTTTTAGTATTATCAGCTTGGCGTTGTCAGCCAGGTCTGGTGGGAATACTGGGCTTTCATTGaggattttattctttattaccTCAGTATCCTGTCCTGTAAAAGGCAGCTACAAAAGGAAAACAGCAATTAGTTTCCTGCAGTTTATGTGACCATTTAACCCAACAGAAGCATAATTTCTATTCAGTAATATAAAGGATTTCTGGGAGAAAAAGAAACATTATGTCCAAGCCCCTCCCACTACCAagggaaagagaacagcccaggaAAAGGAAATGCAAATAATGGGAGTAAATGGGATTCACGTACC includes:
- the LOC116407995 gene encoding serine/threonine-protein kinase N2-like: MEAVYVLSQFHLYLPYIDFWMFLFLRFYLEERIHRRVQRMQNPFLISLFSSIRTKNQLCFAVEYAEGGTLESQLSRNALSLERSIFYSACIVQGVKFLHDNRIVHRDLNPRNILLDGQGYAKVAGFGLCKEEIGYMNRFQSHCGTLHYMAPEMLTDDSCARSVDWWAVGVIIYQMLVGKLPFTGQDTEVIKNKILNESPVFPPDLADNAKLIILKLLCKEAKYRLGSREEDAQEVMESPLFRGLDWGALMEKEIQPPFIPQSVEPKIKKEEPQNVRDIALKASEKKKKSVRFCLMEPQNAGECSSVAAIDDFDLQLQLRAGSFVKTYRAEHRATGRIVVIKALQKLPETDEEEHRR